The following are from one region of the Dreissena polymorpha isolate Duluth1 chromosome 2, UMN_Dpol_1.0, whole genome shotgun sequence genome:
- the LOC127867603 gene encoding uncharacterized protein LOC127867603 isoform X3 yields the protein MRLSYFAAAGQTFMAFVDDTITQLIIRVQVEKGHPLIIAQMPSGSTSSSRPTIIGSVSAGSVLSLLVINITQASDYGFWKIVKLDSFIWDVTIQATSPVDFTHKFVEPVSGCFGEYEIKGRPISGATYTMVVEVPESSKLSKVQSAFLMTRDSLNPNALEVLQNVGGRRGLSVFIANITIPYEPFMVAIQGQDNSRHTFRRLDPNLITPVTLRLFIPPLTGVTLSANETLDIPFTVQNAGAVDQDIDVRIEDDQDFAVEPKIHSFDIKAGMNETEHFTIEGGPKGGVTTTVTINAKPFVLGSTSFQSGQFHISRFTVMEHTTTTTQSTTTSMSATTTLTSTSSSNLSTASRLTLSSLLTRSTEVTTSKNPMASTFTAGVTQSPTGIPNSSSGTQSASSASQSQALSGTPKSGDTQSSSGTSTVSSLPQLTQPPVGTPQYDSTHSSPGASTVSALPQTGATQASQATAATIGRWYGRRSSDRCVMTLVETCFPDL from the exons ATGCGACTTTCCTACTTCGCTGCAGCAGGGCAAACGTTCATGGCTTTTGTTGATGATACCATAACGCAGTTGATCATACGTGTGCAAGTAGAGAAGGGACATCCTTTGATCATTGCACAGATGCCATCAG GTTCGACATCTTCTTCACGGCCAACAATCATCGGCTCTGTGTCCGCAGGATCGGTTTTATCCCTTCTAGTAATCAACATCACACAG GCATCCGATTACGGGTTTTGGAAAATTGTGAAACTGGACTCCTTCATATGGGACGTCACTATTCAGGCTACAAGTCCGGTGGATTTCACACACAAATTCGTCGAGCCTGTATCGGGATGTTTCGGGGAATACGAAATAAAGGGAAGACCAATTTCCG GGGCAACGTACACAATGGTTGTTGAGGTACCTGAATCCTCAAAGCTTTCCAAGGTGCAATCAGCTTTTCTTATGACTAGAGACAGCTTAAATCCTAATGCTTTAGAAGTGCTGCAAAATGTAGGCGGAAGGAGAGGACTCTCCGTTTTCATCGCCAATATTACCATTCCCTATGAG CCGTTTATGGTTGCAATACAAGGACAAGACAATTCAAGACATACATTTCGAAGACTGGACCCAAACCTCATTACACCTGTGACCTTACGTTTATTCATACCACCGCTCACAG GGGTTACACTGTCGGCCAACGAAACGTTAGACATTCCATTCACGGTCCAGAACGCAGGTGCCGTAGACCAGGATATCGACGTGAGAATTGAGGATGATCAGGACTTCGCTGTGGAGCCGAAAATTCACAGCTTTGATATAAAGGCTGGTATGAACGAGACCGAACATTTCACCATTGAGGGAGGACCGAAAGGTGGTGTGACAAC CACTGTGACTATCAATGCCAAGCCTTTTGTGTTGGGTTCGACATCTTTCCAGTCTGGACAATTTCACATCAGCAGATTTACAGTAATGGAACAT ACAACAACAACGACCCAATCAACAACCACATCGATGTCAGCTACAACTACTTTGACATCTACGTCATCTTCAAATCTATCTACAGCTTCCCGTTTAACGTTGTCATCGCTATTAACAAGATCCACAGAAGTGACAACAAGCAAAAACCCCATGGCATCAACTTTCACAGCGGGAGTTACACAATCCCCGACAGGCATCCCCAATTCCTCAAGTGGTACACAATCAGCCTCCAGCGCGTCTCAGTCACAAGCCCTATCGGGAACGCCAAAATCCGGCGATACACAATCTTCGTCCGGAACATCAACTGTGTCGTCCTTGCCACAATTAACACAACCCCCAGTGGGAACGCCACAATATGACAGTACACACTCATCGCCCGGAGCATCAACTGTGTCAGCCTTGCCACAAACTGGCGCAACACAAGCTTCTCAGGCCACAGCAGCCACCATTGGGCGCTGGTATGGGCGTCGGAGCAGTGATAGGTGCGTGATGACCTTGGTGGAAACTTGTTTTCCAGACTTGTAA
- the LOC127867603 gene encoding uncharacterized protein LOC127867603 isoform X4, which translates to MAFVDDTITQLIIRVQVEKGHPLIIAQMPSGSTSSSRPTIIGSVSAGSVLSLLVINITQASDYGFWKIVKLDSFIWDVTIQATSPVDFTHKFVEPVSGCFGEYEIKGRPISGATYTMVVEVPESSKLSKVQSAFLMTRDSLNPNALEVLQNVGGRRGLSVFIANITIPYEPFMVAIQGQDNSRHTFRRLDPNLITPVTLRLFIPPLTGVTLSANETLDIPFTVQNAGAVDQDIDVRIEDDQDFAVEPKIHSFDIKAGMNETEHFTIEGGPKGGVTTTVTINAKPFVLGSTSFQSGQFHISRFTVMEHTTTTTQSTTTSMSATTTLTSTSSSNLSTASRLTLSSLLTRSTEVTTSKNPMASTFTAGVTQSPTGIPNSSSGTQSASSASQSQALSGTPKSGDTQSSSGTSTVSSLPQLTQPPVGTPQYDSTHSSPGASTVSALPQTGATQASQATAATIGRWYGRRSSDRCVMTLVETCFPDL; encoded by the exons ATGGCTTTTGTTGATGATACCATAACGCAGTTGATCATACGTGTGCAAGTAGAGAAGGGACATCCTTTGATCATTGCACAGATGCCATCAG GTTCGACATCTTCTTCACGGCCAACAATCATCGGCTCTGTGTCCGCAGGATCGGTTTTATCCCTTCTAGTAATCAACATCACACAG GCATCCGATTACGGGTTTTGGAAAATTGTGAAACTGGACTCCTTCATATGGGACGTCACTATTCAGGCTACAAGTCCGGTGGATTTCACACACAAATTCGTCGAGCCTGTATCGGGATGTTTCGGGGAATACGAAATAAAGGGAAGACCAATTTCCG GGGCAACGTACACAATGGTTGTTGAGGTACCTGAATCCTCAAAGCTTTCCAAGGTGCAATCAGCTTTTCTTATGACTAGAGACAGCTTAAATCCTAATGCTTTAGAAGTGCTGCAAAATGTAGGCGGAAGGAGAGGACTCTCCGTTTTCATCGCCAATATTACCATTCCCTATGAG CCGTTTATGGTTGCAATACAAGGACAAGACAATTCAAGACATACATTTCGAAGACTGGACCCAAACCTCATTACACCTGTGACCTTACGTTTATTCATACCACCGCTCACAG GGGTTACACTGTCGGCCAACGAAACGTTAGACATTCCATTCACGGTCCAGAACGCAGGTGCCGTAGACCAGGATATCGACGTGAGAATTGAGGATGATCAGGACTTCGCTGTGGAGCCGAAAATTCACAGCTTTGATATAAAGGCTGGTATGAACGAGACCGAACATTTCACCATTGAGGGAGGACCGAAAGGTGGTGTGACAAC CACTGTGACTATCAATGCCAAGCCTTTTGTGTTGGGTTCGACATCTTTCCAGTCTGGACAATTTCACATCAGCAGATTTACAGTAATGGAACAT ACAACAACAACGACCCAATCAACAACCACATCGATGTCAGCTACAACTACTTTGACATCTACGTCATCTTCAAATCTATCTACAGCTTCCCGTTTAACGTTGTCATCGCTATTAACAAGATCCACAGAAGTGACAACAAGCAAAAACCCCATGGCATCAACTTTCACAGCGGGAGTTACACAATCCCCGACAGGCATCCCCAATTCCTCAAGTGGTACACAATCAGCCTCCAGCGCGTCTCAGTCACAAGCCCTATCGGGAACGCCAAAATCCGGCGATACACAATCTTCGTCCGGAACATCAACTGTGTCGTCCTTGCCACAATTAACACAACCCCCAGTGGGAACGCCACAATATGACAGTACACACTCATCGCCCGGAGCATCAACTGTGTCAGCCTTGCCACAAACTGGCGCAACACAAGCTTCTCAGGCCACAGCAGCCACCATTGGGCGCTGGTATGGGCGTCGGAGCAGTGATAGGTGCGTGATGACCTTGGTGGAAACTTGTTTTCCAGACTTGTAA
- the LOC127867603 gene encoding uncharacterized protein LOC127867603 isoform X1: MTADTDHVLAFLRRSTIRIDVIRLSITSGARYRRQSSIDFYQLFANVSGGSVITTDKDNIGSAVNVITQSLQTNRVNLMRLSYFAAAGQTFMAFVDDTITQLIIRVQVEKGHPLIIAQMPSGSTSSSRPTIIGSVSAGSVLSLLVINITQASDYGFWKIVKLDSFIWDVTIQATSPVDFTHKFVEPVSGCFGEYEIKGRPISGATYTMVVEVPESSKLSKVQSAFLMTRDSLNPNALEVLQNVGGRRGLSVFIANITIPYEPFMVAIQGQDNSRHTFRRLDPNLITPVTLRLFIPPLTGVTLSANETLDIPFTVQNAGAVDQDIDVRIEDDQDFAVEPKIHSFDIKAGMNETEHFTIEGGPKGGVTTTVTINAKPFVLGSTSFQSGQFHISRFTVMEHTTTTTQSTTTSMSATTTLTSTSSSNLSTASRLTLSSLLTRSTEVTTSKNPMASTFTAGVTQSPTGIPNSSSGTQSASSASQSQALSGTPKSGDTQSSSGTSTVSSLPQLTQPPVGTPQYDSTHSSPGASTVSALPQTGATQASQATAATIGRWYGRRSSDRCVMTLVETCFPDL, from the exons ATGACGGCGGATACTGACCACGTACTGGCCTTCCTCCGGAGAAGCACCATCAGGATTGACGTCATACGACTTTCGATTACATCAG GCGCACGATACCGGCGCCAATCGTCCATCGACTTCTACCAACTGTTCGCCAACGTATCAGGAGGCTCTGTGATTACCACAGACAAGGACAACATCGGGAGCGCTGTCAACGTCATAACT CAAAGCTTACAAACTAATCGAGTGAATTTAATGCGACTTTCCTACTTCGCTGCAGCAGGGCAAACGTTCATGGCTTTTGTTGATGATACCATAACGCAGTTGATCATACGTGTGCAAGTAGAGAAGGGACATCCTTTGATCATTGCACAGATGCCATCAG GTTCGACATCTTCTTCACGGCCAACAATCATCGGCTCTGTGTCCGCAGGATCGGTTTTATCCCTTCTAGTAATCAACATCACACAG GCATCCGATTACGGGTTTTGGAAAATTGTGAAACTGGACTCCTTCATATGGGACGTCACTATTCAGGCTACAAGTCCGGTGGATTTCACACACAAATTCGTCGAGCCTGTATCGGGATGTTTCGGGGAATACGAAATAAAGGGAAGACCAATTTCCG GGGCAACGTACACAATGGTTGTTGAGGTACCTGAATCCTCAAAGCTTTCCAAGGTGCAATCAGCTTTTCTTATGACTAGAGACAGCTTAAATCCTAATGCTTTAGAAGTGCTGCAAAATGTAGGCGGAAGGAGAGGACTCTCCGTTTTCATCGCCAATATTACCATTCCCTATGAG CCGTTTATGGTTGCAATACAAGGACAAGACAATTCAAGACATACATTTCGAAGACTGGACCCAAACCTCATTACACCTGTGACCTTACGTTTATTCATACCACCGCTCACAG GGGTTACACTGTCGGCCAACGAAACGTTAGACATTCCATTCACGGTCCAGAACGCAGGTGCCGTAGACCAGGATATCGACGTGAGAATTGAGGATGATCAGGACTTCGCTGTGGAGCCGAAAATTCACAGCTTTGATATAAAGGCTGGTATGAACGAGACCGAACATTTCACCATTGAGGGAGGACCGAAAGGTGGTGTGACAAC CACTGTGACTATCAATGCCAAGCCTTTTGTGTTGGGTTCGACATCTTTCCAGTCTGGACAATTTCACATCAGCAGATTTACAGTAATGGAACAT ACAACAACAACGACCCAATCAACAACCACATCGATGTCAGCTACAACTACTTTGACATCTACGTCATCTTCAAATCTATCTACAGCTTCCCGTTTAACGTTGTCATCGCTATTAACAAGATCCACAGAAGTGACAACAAGCAAAAACCCCATGGCATCAACTTTCACAGCGGGAGTTACACAATCCCCGACAGGCATCCCCAATTCCTCAAGTGGTACACAATCAGCCTCCAGCGCGTCTCAGTCACAAGCCCTATCGGGAACGCCAAAATCCGGCGATACACAATCTTCGTCCGGAACATCAACTGTGTCGTCCTTGCCACAATTAACACAACCCCCAGTGGGAACGCCACAATATGACAGTACACACTCATCGCCCGGAGCATCAACTGTGTCAGCCTTGCCACAAACTGGCGCAACACAAGCTTCTCAGGCCACAGCAGCCACCATTGGGCGCTGGTATGGGCGTCGGAGCAGTGATAGGTGCGTGATGACCTTGGTGGAAACTTGTTTTCCAGACTTGTAA
- the LOC127867603 gene encoding uncharacterized protein LOC127867603 isoform X2, protein MTADTDHVLAFLRRSTIRIDVIRLSITSGARYRRQSSIDFYQLFANVSGGSVITTDKDNIGSAVNVITQSLQTNRVNLMRLSYFAAAGQTFMAFVDDTITQLIIRVQVEKGHPLIIAQMPSGSTSSSRPTIIGSVSAGSVLSLLVINITQASDYGFWKIVKLDSFIWDVTIQATSPVDFTHKFVEPVSGCFGEYEIKGRPISEVLQNVGGRRGLSVFIANITIPYEPFMVAIQGQDNSRHTFRRLDPNLITPVTLRLFIPPLTGVTLSANETLDIPFTVQNAGAVDQDIDVRIEDDQDFAVEPKIHSFDIKAGMNETEHFTIEGGPKGGVTTTVTINAKPFVLGSTSFQSGQFHISRFTVMEHTTTTTQSTTTSMSATTTLTSTSSSNLSTASRLTLSSLLTRSTEVTTSKNPMASTFTAGVTQSPTGIPNSSSGTQSASSASQSQALSGTPKSGDTQSSSGTSTVSSLPQLTQPPVGTPQYDSTHSSPGASTVSALPQTGATQASQATAATIGRWYGRRSSDRCVMTLVETCFPDL, encoded by the exons ATGACGGCGGATACTGACCACGTACTGGCCTTCCTCCGGAGAAGCACCATCAGGATTGACGTCATACGACTTTCGATTACATCAG GCGCACGATACCGGCGCCAATCGTCCATCGACTTCTACCAACTGTTCGCCAACGTATCAGGAGGCTCTGTGATTACCACAGACAAGGACAACATCGGGAGCGCTGTCAACGTCATAACT CAAAGCTTACAAACTAATCGAGTGAATTTAATGCGACTTTCCTACTTCGCTGCAGCAGGGCAAACGTTCATGGCTTTTGTTGATGATACCATAACGCAGTTGATCATACGTGTGCAAGTAGAGAAGGGACATCCTTTGATCATTGCACAGATGCCATCAG GTTCGACATCTTCTTCACGGCCAACAATCATCGGCTCTGTGTCCGCAGGATCGGTTTTATCCCTTCTAGTAATCAACATCACACAG GCATCCGATTACGGGTTTTGGAAAATTGTGAAACTGGACTCCTTCATATGGGACGTCACTATTCAGGCTACAAGTCCGGTGGATTTCACACACAAATTCGTCGAGCCTGTATCGGGATGTTTCGGGGAATACGAAATAAAGGGAAGACCAATTTCCG AAGTGCTGCAAAATGTAGGCGGAAGGAGAGGACTCTCCGTTTTCATCGCCAATATTACCATTCCCTATGAG CCGTTTATGGTTGCAATACAAGGACAAGACAATTCAAGACATACATTTCGAAGACTGGACCCAAACCTCATTACACCTGTGACCTTACGTTTATTCATACCACCGCTCACAG GGGTTACACTGTCGGCCAACGAAACGTTAGACATTCCATTCACGGTCCAGAACGCAGGTGCCGTAGACCAGGATATCGACGTGAGAATTGAGGATGATCAGGACTTCGCTGTGGAGCCGAAAATTCACAGCTTTGATATAAAGGCTGGTATGAACGAGACCGAACATTTCACCATTGAGGGAGGACCGAAAGGTGGTGTGACAAC CACTGTGACTATCAATGCCAAGCCTTTTGTGTTGGGTTCGACATCTTTCCAGTCTGGACAATTTCACATCAGCAGATTTACAGTAATGGAACAT ACAACAACAACGACCCAATCAACAACCACATCGATGTCAGCTACAACTACTTTGACATCTACGTCATCTTCAAATCTATCTACAGCTTCCCGTTTAACGTTGTCATCGCTATTAACAAGATCCACAGAAGTGACAACAAGCAAAAACCCCATGGCATCAACTTTCACAGCGGGAGTTACACAATCCCCGACAGGCATCCCCAATTCCTCAAGTGGTACACAATCAGCCTCCAGCGCGTCTCAGTCACAAGCCCTATCGGGAACGCCAAAATCCGGCGATACACAATCTTCGTCCGGAACATCAACTGTGTCGTCCTTGCCACAATTAACACAACCCCCAGTGGGAACGCCACAATATGACAGTACACACTCATCGCCCGGAGCATCAACTGTGTCAGCCTTGCCACAAACTGGCGCAACACAAGCTTCTCAGGCCACAGCAGCCACCATTGGGCGCTGGTATGGGCGTCGGAGCAGTGATAGGTGCGTGATGACCTTGGTGGAAACTTGTTTTCCAGACTTGTAA